One window of the Rosa rugosa chromosome 3, drRosRugo1.1, whole genome shotgun sequence genome contains the following:
- the LOC133740286 gene encoding auxin transporter-like protein 3 has protein sequence MASEKVETIIAGSYLEMEREDGSDSKASAKSKLSTFFWHGGSAYDAWFSCASNQVAQVLLTLPYSFSQLGLLSGILFQLFYGLMGSWTAYLISLLYVEYRTRKEREKVDFRNHVIQWFEVLDGLLGKHWRNLGLFFNCTFLLFGSVIQLIACASNIYYINDNLDKRTWTYIFGACCATTVFIPSFHNYRIWSFLGLIMTTYTAWYLTIASLIHGQVEGVKHSGPTTMVLYFTGATNILYTFGGHAVTVEIMHAMWKPQKFKMIYLMATLYVLTLTLPSASAVYWAFGDALLTHSNALALLPRTRFRDTAVVLMLIHQFITFGFACTPLYFVWEKFLRVHETKSMLKRALARLPVVIPIWFLAIIFPFFGPINSTVGSLLVSFTVYIIPALAHMVTFASPQARENAVERPPSFLGGWAGSYTMNIFVVVWVAIVGFGFGGWASMLNFIHQVNTFGLFTKCYQCPPHKA, from the exons ATGGCTTCCGAGAAGGTCGAGACCATTATCGCCGGAAGCTACTTAGAGATGGAAAGGGAAGATGGTAGTGATTCCAAGGCTTCTGCTAAGAGCAAGCTATCGACGTTTTTCTGGCACGGCGGCTCCGCCTATGATGCATGGTTTAGCTGTGCTTCTAACCAG GTTGCACAAGTGCTTTTGACACTGCCATACTCATTTTCACAACTGGGTTTGTTGTCTGGGATTCTATTTCAGCTTTTTTATGGGTTGATGGGAAGCTGGACTGCTTACCTTATCAGTCTACTGTATGTTGAGTACAGAActagaaaggagagagaaaaggtcGATTTCAGAAACCACGTAATTCAG TGGTTTGAAGTTCTTGATGGACTTCTGGGAAAGCACTGGAGAAATTTAGGCCTCTTTTTCAACTGTACTTTTCTTCTGTTCGGATCTGTCATTCAGTTAATCGCTTGTGCAAG TAACATCTACTACATAAACGACAACCTCGACAAGAGAACTTGGACGTATATCTTTGGAGCTTGCTGTGCTACAACTGTCTTCATCCCTTCATTTCATAATTACAGAATCTGGTCATTCTTGGGTCTTATTATGACTACTTATACTGCATGGTACCTCACCATTGCTTCCCTTATCCATGGACAG GTTGAAGGAGTGAAGCACTCAGGTCCAACCACGATGGTTCTCTACTTCACTGGAGCTACCAACATTCTCTACACTTTTGGTGGACATGCTGTTACAGT GGAGATTATGCATGCAATGTGGAAGCCACAGAAATTCAAGATGATATACTTGATGGCAACACTTTATGTGCTGACCTTAACTTTACCATCAGCTTCTGCTGTGTACTGGGCTTTTGGAGACGCCCTCTTGACTCATTCGAACGCTCTCGCTTTGCTTCCGAGGACCAGATTTAGAGACACTGCTGTTGTTCTCATGCTTATTCACCAG TTTATAACATTTGGATTTGCTTGCACTCCATTGTACTTTGTGTGGGAGAAATTCCTGAGGGTTCATGAGACCAAGAGCATGTTAAAGAGGGCCCTTGCCAGACTTCCAGTGGTGATCCCAATTTGGTTCCTTGCAATCATATTCCCGTTCTTTGGCCCCATCAACTCAACTGTTGGATCTCTTCTTGTCAGCTTTACTGTCTATATAATCCCTGCTTTAGCTCACATGGTCACTTTTGCTTCTCCACAAGCTCGAGAG AATGCTGTGGAGAGACCACCATCATTCTTGGGAGGGTGGGCAGGATCATACACCATGAACATCTTTGTGGTGGTGTGGGTGGCAATAGTGGGATTTGGATTCGGAGGGTGGGCAAGCATGCTCAACTTTATACACCAAGTTAATACATTTGGTCTATTCACCAAGTGCTACCAATGCCCTCCCCACAAAGCTTGA